A region from the Acipenser ruthenus chromosome 13, fAciRut3.2 maternal haplotype, whole genome shotgun sequence genome encodes:
- the LOC117417699 gene encoding inactive ubiquitin carboxyl-terminal hydrolase 54-like isoform X2, with translation MSWKRNYFASGSSALQGMLAPRTMTSIAPSKGLINEPGQNSCFLNSALQVLWHLDIFRRSFRQLTTHKCMEDSCIFCALKSIFAQFQFSSEKVLPSDALRSALAKTFQDEQRFQLGIMDDAAECFENILMRIHFHISDESKEDICTAKHCIPHQKFAMTLFEQCVCNSCGATSDPLPFIQMVHYISTTSLCNQAIQMLEGREKLTPDMYGELLRNASTMGDLRNCPSNCGEKLRIRRVLMNSPEIITIGLVWDSDHSDLAEDVIHSLGTCLRLGDLFYRVTDDKAKQSELYLVGMVCYYGKHYSTFFFQTKIRRWMYFDDAHVKEIGPKWKDVVSRCIKGHYQPLLLLYADPRGTPVSAQDLPSQIDLHHYNKAYYDSEDSGREPSISSDTRTDSSTESYSFKHSHHESMASHFSSDSQGTVICNPENDTASQSSVETGQLTDSESSQRYPPRKGEPGDRKGGAGDRKRNLSRLRRFDERSRAARGDEASSAGYHSEGETLKEQQVPRTAPKPSISRLKEFKETMSNIIHNRTLPSPASSCKGGVADWEEESTSSESKSSSSGGRYRPAWRPRREALNIDSLFSRERRRQAGYTQLGASMALHEESAEEPPKTGPAPPTPLGTAKPPPPQIRGLDRGARFIQRMESGYESSERSSSSPVSLDLPLSEGSTASSYREASSKKPLSSGPSWRSVPKSKSSSTLLQGLRSQPWGASQASLGEGRSELDELQEEVARRAREQELQRKKEKEREAAMAFNPKPSKYMDLDELQNQAKLRLTMHEGSANTHNRTMADKKLQNCMRRARSLQQRMQPPEPSRPHEGAVAQSESEQPIPFQVLLTSCREEVQDSSQEADSSSPFPIPPDLPHSSSYPTQPASRGSCEHLPPPASPGHWERQKACGGDSMNRWDSAELSSITQSRERQGSEGEEEEEQELPLLPSHPHEGSFHCDLPHTLTAPSSTSHSTKPTTEHRSPLPVEERGYAPQGYPSWATCSPHSPRTPHSPRSPVRQQTPKDPDPLPISSPRLAPFPSPPPAPPPHTHRIWSSLNLDRPDGADTPFSTPPGQPNFIPSKPSHRHPPGPAMPVERWAENVTRYYSSQRDRPPSPPDEELSELECLYQASLQANSSSRALQGPGQQACTKPVSKATATTRKLFSGATLLGRSKTPTAEIERKAYSSPCAYIPTPVSLQSCNLPQCDDESYSADNLRRIARSLSGTVIAGRPEPITTSRSFEPQVAWTQHADPRITRHANTSPHITSSLNPPVFPFDPQHHPVSPLHLSQQPLRQTLPGAHSTVEKFLAVLDRDEDFSLKNYQSTALSYGTLSRDPTRKNEAPDRTVLPRSDHQSLPPGASRQWSRSNTPRLGHAPLTPPSHTPQRCRTPEPYSSHSLGRPIQPSLNRTQQHHSHHRSLAPPPPSPSYSQPRRMDVPPNEDWRSSPFAPKQHSRPKHAPAPPCAALTGSRPGPRSTRVPLPASSAQQCCSLCQQAPAQPSLGYCQDCGAYMAHFRSGR, from the exons ATGTCTTGGAAGCGGAACTACTTTGCATCAGGGAGCAGCGCCCTGCAGGGAATGTTGGCCCCGCGCACCATGACCTCCATCGCTCCCAGCAAGGGGCTCATCAACGAGCCCGGCCAGAACAGCTGCTTCCTGAACAGCGCCTTGCAG GTTCTCTGGCACCTGGATATTTTCCGCAGGAGTTTTAGGCAGCTGACCACTCACAAGTGTATGGAGGACTCCTGTATATTCTGCGCGCTCAAG AGCATCTTTGCGCAGTTCCAGTTCAGCAGTGAGAAGGTGCTGCCCTCCGACGCCCTGCGCAGCGCCCTGGCCAAGACCTTCCAGGACGAGCAGCGCTTCCAGCTCGGCATCATGGACGACGCTGCTGAGTGCTTC GAGAACATCCTGATGCGCATTCACTTCCACATCTCAGACGAAAGCAAGGAGGATATCTGCACAGCCAAGCACTGCATCCCTCACCAGAAATTCGCCATGACCCTCTTTGAGCAG TGCGTGTGTAACAGCTGTGGGGCCACGTCGGACCCCCTGCCCTTCATTCAGATGGTACACTACATCTCTACGACCTCGCTGTG TAACCAGGCCATCCAGATGCTGGAGGGCAGAGAGAAGCTGACTCCGGACATGTACGGAGAGCTGCTCCGCAACGCCAGCACCATGGGGGACCTGCGCAACTGCCCG aGTAATTGTGGAGAGAAGCTGCGTATTCGTCGCGTCCTCATGAACTCCCCTGAGATCATCACCATCGGCCTGGTTTGGGACTCTGACCACTCCGACCTGGCAGAGGACGTCATCCACAGCCTGGGCACCTGCCTGCGTCTCGGAGAC ctGTTCTACCGGGTGACGGATGACAAGGCGAAGCAGTCAGAGCTCTACCTGGTGGGCATGGTGTGTTACTACGGCAAGCACTACTCCACCTTCTTCTTCCAGACCAAGATACGTCGCTGGATGTACTTCGACGACGCGCACGTCAAAGAG ATCGGCCCCAAGTGGAAGGACGTGGTATCCCGCTGTATCAAGGGCCACTACCAGCCCCTGCTGCTGCTCTACGCTGACCCCAGAGGCACGCCAGTGTCAGCGCAGGACCTGCCCTCTCAGATAGACCTGCACCACTACAATAAGGCCTACTACGACAGCGAGGACTCGG GCCGGGAGCCCTCCATCTCCAGTGACACTCGCACAGACTCCTCCACGGAGAGCTACAGCTTCAAGCACTCCCACCACGAGTCCATGGCCAGCCACTTCTCCTCCGACTCCCAGGGCACTGTCATCTGCAACCCCGAGAACGACACAGCGTCACAGAGCAGCGTGGAAACGG GGCAACTGACGGATAGCGAGTCCTCTCAGCGCTACCCACCCAGGAAGGGTGAGCCTGGAGACAGGAAGGGCGGGGCTGGAGACAGGAAGCGCAACCTGAGCCGACTGAGACGATTTGATGAGCGCAGTCGAGCAGCGAGGGGAGACGAGGCATCATCAGCGGGGTATCACAGCGAGG GCGAGACCCTGAAGGAGCAGCAGGTGCCCCGCACTGCCCCCAAGCCCTCGATCAGTCGGCTGAAGGAGTTCAAGGAGACCATGAGCAACATCATCCACAACCGCACGCTCCCCAGCCCCGCCTCCTCCTGCAAGGGGGGCGTGGCTGACTGGGAGGAGGAGAGCACCAGCAGCGAATCGAAATCTAGCTCCTCCGGGGGGCGGTACCGGCCTGCCTGGCGCCCACGCAGAGAGGCTCTGAACATCGACAGCCTCTTCAGCAGGGAGAGGCGCCGGCAGGCAGGCTACACCCAGCTGGGGGCTTCCATGGCCCTGCACGAGGAAAGCGCAGAGGAGCCCCCCAAAACGGGGCCAGCACCACCAACCCCCCTCGGCACAGCCAAGCCCCCTCCTCCCCAAATCAGAGGCCTGGACCGGGGGGCGAGGTTCATTCAGAGGATGGAGAGCGGATACGAGAGCAGcgagaggagcagcagcagccctgTGAGTCTGGACCTGCCCCTGAGCGAGGGGTCCACTGCCAGCTCATACAG GGAGGCAAGTTCTAAGAAGCCGCTGAGCTCCGGCCCATCCTGGAGGAGTGTCCCCAAATCCAAGAGCAGCAGCACCCTTCTGCAGGGGCTGAGGAGCCAGCCCTGGGGGGCGAGCCAGGCCAGCCTGG GGGAGGGGCGCAGTGAGCTAGATGAGCTGCAGGAGGAGGTGGCTCGCAGGGCCCGGGAGCAGGAGCTGCAGAGGAAaaaggagaaggagagggaggcggCCATGGCCTTCAACCCCAAACCCAGCAAGTACATGGACCTGGACGAGCTGCAGAACCAGG CTAAACTAAGACTTACCATGCATGAGGGCAGTGCTAACACTCATAACAGGACAATGGCTGATAAGAAGCTGCAAAACTGTATGAGGAGAGCTCGAAGCCTACAGCAGCGCATGCAGCCGCCAGAGCCATCGCGGCCACATGAGGGCGCTGTGGCACAGTCTGAAAG TGAACAGCCTATCCCGTTCCAAGTACTGCTGACATCATGCCGGGAAGAGGTTCAGGACTCCAGTCAGGAAGCAGACTCCTCCTCCCCTTTCCCCATCCCCCCAGATCTCCCTCACTCATCCTCCTACCCCACCCAGCCTGCATCCAGGGGCAGCTGCGAGCATCTGCCGCCTCCCGCCAGCCCTGGGCACTGGGAGAGGCAGAAAGCTTGTGGGGGAGACTCCATGAACCGCTGGGACAGTGCAGAGCTCTCCAGCATCACCCAGAGCAGAGAGAGGCAAGGCAgtgagggggaggaggaagaggagcaggagctgcctctgctccCCTCTCACCCTCACGAGGGCTCCTTCCACTGCGACTTACCTCACACCCTCACAGCCCCCTCCTCCACCTCCCATTCCACCAAGCCCACAACCGAGCACAGGAGCCCCTTACCTGTGGAAGAGAGAGGGTATGCACCCCAAGGGTACCCCAGCTGGGCCACGTGCTCCCCCCACTCCCCCCGCACCCCACACTCCCCCAGGTCTCCAGTGAGGCAGCAGACACCCAAAGACCCAGACCCTCTCCCCATCTCTAGTCCCAGGCTGgctcccttcccctctccccctcctgctcctccccccCATACCCACAGGATCTGGTCCTCCCTTAACCTGGACAGGCCAGATGGGGCAGACACACCCTTCTCCACCCCACCAGGGCAACCCAATTTCATCCCTAGCAAGCCCTCCCACCGGCACCCCCCCGGCCCTGCCATGCCAGTGGAGCGATGGGCAGAGAACGTCACACGCTACTACAGCTCCCAGAGGGACCGCCCACCCTCCCCCCCCGACGAGGAGCTCTCGGAGCTGGAGTGTCTGTACCAGGCGAGTCTGCAGGCTAACAGCAGCTCCAGGGCTCTGCAGGGCCCCGGTCAGCAGGCCTGTACTAAGCCAG TTTCCAAGGCAACGGCCACAACACGGAAGCTGTTTTCTGGGGCGACCTTACTGGGCCGATCGAAGACTCCTACTGCGGAGATTGAGAGGAAAGCGTACAGCAGCCCCTGCGCATACATTCCAACG ccGGTGTCTCTCCAGTCTTGCAATTTGCCTCAGTGCGATGATGAATCCTACAGCGCTGACAACCTGCGCCGCATCGCACGCAGCCTGAGCGGGACTGTGATTGCGGGCCGTCCCGAGCCCATCACCACCTCCCGCAGCTTC GAACCCCAGGTTGCCTGGACCCAGCATGCCGACCCCAGAATCACGCGTCACGCTAACACCTCTCCCCACATCACTTCCTCCCTCAATCCTCCTGTGTTTCCCTTTGACCCCCAACACCACCCCGTCTCACCACTGCACCTATCCCAGCAGCCACTGCGCCAGACACTGCCAG GAGCTCACTCGACAGTCGAGAAGTTTCTGGCTGTGCTTGACCGGGATGAAGATTTCTCCCTTAAAAACTACCAGAGTACAGCCCTGAGCTACGGGACCCTTTCCCGGGACCCTACCCGCAAGAATGAGGCCCCAGACAGGACCGTCCTCCCTCGCTCGGACCACCAGTCACTCCCCCCCGGAGCCAGCAGACAGTGGAGCCGGTCGAACACCCCGCGCCTCGGACAcgcccccctcacccccccctcCCACACCCCTCAGAGATGCAGGACTCCGGAGCCGTATAGCAGCCACAGCTTGGGGCGCCCCATTCAACCCAGCCTGAACAGGACTCAGCAGCACCACAGCCACCACCGCAGCCTCGcaccaccccctccctccccctcctacTCTCAGCCCCGCCGCATGGACGTGCCCCCCAATGAAGACTGGAGGAGCAGCCCCTTCGCCCCCAAGCAGCACTCCCGCCCCAAACACGCTCCGGCACCCCCCTGCGCTGCACTGACTGGGAGCAGGCCCGGCCCCCGCTCCACCAGAGTTCCCCTCCCTGCCAGCTCTGCCCAGCAATGCTGCTCCCTGTGCCAGCAGgctccagcccagcccagcctcGGCTACTGCCAGGACTGTGGAGCCTACATGGCACACTTCCGCTCCGGGAGATGA
- the LOC117417699 gene encoding inactive ubiquitin carboxyl-terminal hydrolase 54-like isoform X1 codes for MSWKRNYFASGSSALQGMLAPRTMTSIAPSKGLINEPGQNSCFLNSALQVLWHLDIFRRSFRQLTTHKCMEDSCIFCALKSIFAQFQFSSEKVLPSDALRSALAKTFQDEQRFQLGIMDDAAECFENILMRIHFHISDESKEDICTAKHCIPHQKFAMTLFEQCVCNSCGATSDPLPFIQMVHYISTTSLCNQAIQMLEGREKLTPDMYGELLRNASTMGDLRNCPSNCGEKLRIRRVLMNSPEIITIGLVWDSDHSDLAEDVIHSLGTCLRLGDLFYRVTDDKAKQSELYLVGMVCYYGKHYSTFFFQTKIRRWMYFDDAHVKEIGPKWKDVVSRCIKGHYQPLLLLYADPRGTPVSAQDLPSQIDLHHYNKAYYDSEDSGREPSISSDTRTDSSTESYSFKHSHHESMASHFSSDSQGTVICNPENDTASQSSVETGQLTDSESSQRYPPRKGEPGDRKGGAGDRKRNLSRLRRFDERSRAARGDEASSAGYHSEGETLKEQQVPRTAPKPSISRLKEFKETMSNIIHNRTLPSPASSCKGGVADWEEESTSSESKSSSSGGRYRPAWRPRREALNIDSLFSRERRRQAGYTQLGASMALHEESAEEPPKTGPAPPTPLGTAKPPPPQIRGLDRGARFIQRMESGYESSERSSSSPVSLDLPLSEGSTASSYREASSKKPLSSGPSWRSVPKSKSSSTLLQGLRSQPWGASQASLGEGRSELDELQEEVARRAREQELQRKKEKEREAAMAFNPKPSKYMDLDELQNQGKCDRFEKSLQEADSLLEQSLRLEQGEDVAAALSVCNEAVSKLRLTMHEGSANTHNRTMADKKLQNCMRRARSLQQRMQPPEPSRPHEGAVAQSESEQPIPFQVLLTSCREEVQDSSQEADSSSPFPIPPDLPHSSSYPTQPASRGSCEHLPPPASPGHWERQKACGGDSMNRWDSAELSSITQSRERQGSEGEEEEEQELPLLPSHPHEGSFHCDLPHTLTAPSSTSHSTKPTTEHRSPLPVEERGYAPQGYPSWATCSPHSPRTPHSPRSPVRQQTPKDPDPLPISSPRLAPFPSPPPAPPPHTHRIWSSLNLDRPDGADTPFSTPPGQPNFIPSKPSHRHPPGPAMPVERWAENVTRYYSSQRDRPPSPPDEELSELECLYQASLQANSSSRALQGPGQQACTKPVSKATATTRKLFSGATLLGRSKTPTAEIERKAYSSPCAYIPTPVSLQSCNLPQCDDESYSADNLRRIARSLSGTVIAGRPEPITTSRSFEPQVAWTQHADPRITRHANTSPHITSSLNPPVFPFDPQHHPVSPLHLSQQPLRQTLPGAHSTVEKFLAVLDRDEDFSLKNYQSTALSYGTLSRDPTRKNEAPDRTVLPRSDHQSLPPGASRQWSRSNTPRLGHAPLTPPSHTPQRCRTPEPYSSHSLGRPIQPSLNRTQQHHSHHRSLAPPPPSPSYSQPRRMDVPPNEDWRSSPFAPKQHSRPKHAPAPPCAALTGSRPGPRSTRVPLPASSAQQCCSLCQQAPAQPSLGYCQDCGAYMAHFRSGR; via the exons ATGTCTTGGAAGCGGAACTACTTTGCATCAGGGAGCAGCGCCCTGCAGGGAATGTTGGCCCCGCGCACCATGACCTCCATCGCTCCCAGCAAGGGGCTCATCAACGAGCCCGGCCAGAACAGCTGCTTCCTGAACAGCGCCTTGCAG GTTCTCTGGCACCTGGATATTTTCCGCAGGAGTTTTAGGCAGCTGACCACTCACAAGTGTATGGAGGACTCCTGTATATTCTGCGCGCTCAAG AGCATCTTTGCGCAGTTCCAGTTCAGCAGTGAGAAGGTGCTGCCCTCCGACGCCCTGCGCAGCGCCCTGGCCAAGACCTTCCAGGACGAGCAGCGCTTCCAGCTCGGCATCATGGACGACGCTGCTGAGTGCTTC GAGAACATCCTGATGCGCATTCACTTCCACATCTCAGACGAAAGCAAGGAGGATATCTGCACAGCCAAGCACTGCATCCCTCACCAGAAATTCGCCATGACCCTCTTTGAGCAG TGCGTGTGTAACAGCTGTGGGGCCACGTCGGACCCCCTGCCCTTCATTCAGATGGTACACTACATCTCTACGACCTCGCTGTG TAACCAGGCCATCCAGATGCTGGAGGGCAGAGAGAAGCTGACTCCGGACATGTACGGAGAGCTGCTCCGCAACGCCAGCACCATGGGGGACCTGCGCAACTGCCCG aGTAATTGTGGAGAGAAGCTGCGTATTCGTCGCGTCCTCATGAACTCCCCTGAGATCATCACCATCGGCCTGGTTTGGGACTCTGACCACTCCGACCTGGCAGAGGACGTCATCCACAGCCTGGGCACCTGCCTGCGTCTCGGAGAC ctGTTCTACCGGGTGACGGATGACAAGGCGAAGCAGTCAGAGCTCTACCTGGTGGGCATGGTGTGTTACTACGGCAAGCACTACTCCACCTTCTTCTTCCAGACCAAGATACGTCGCTGGATGTACTTCGACGACGCGCACGTCAAAGAG ATCGGCCCCAAGTGGAAGGACGTGGTATCCCGCTGTATCAAGGGCCACTACCAGCCCCTGCTGCTGCTCTACGCTGACCCCAGAGGCACGCCAGTGTCAGCGCAGGACCTGCCCTCTCAGATAGACCTGCACCACTACAATAAGGCCTACTACGACAGCGAGGACTCGG GCCGGGAGCCCTCCATCTCCAGTGACACTCGCACAGACTCCTCCACGGAGAGCTACAGCTTCAAGCACTCCCACCACGAGTCCATGGCCAGCCACTTCTCCTCCGACTCCCAGGGCACTGTCATCTGCAACCCCGAGAACGACACAGCGTCACAGAGCAGCGTGGAAACGG GGCAACTGACGGATAGCGAGTCCTCTCAGCGCTACCCACCCAGGAAGGGTGAGCCTGGAGACAGGAAGGGCGGGGCTGGAGACAGGAAGCGCAACCTGAGCCGACTGAGACGATTTGATGAGCGCAGTCGAGCAGCGAGGGGAGACGAGGCATCATCAGCGGGGTATCACAGCGAGG GCGAGACCCTGAAGGAGCAGCAGGTGCCCCGCACTGCCCCCAAGCCCTCGATCAGTCGGCTGAAGGAGTTCAAGGAGACCATGAGCAACATCATCCACAACCGCACGCTCCCCAGCCCCGCCTCCTCCTGCAAGGGGGGCGTGGCTGACTGGGAGGAGGAGAGCACCAGCAGCGAATCGAAATCTAGCTCCTCCGGGGGGCGGTACCGGCCTGCCTGGCGCCCACGCAGAGAGGCTCTGAACATCGACAGCCTCTTCAGCAGGGAGAGGCGCCGGCAGGCAGGCTACACCCAGCTGGGGGCTTCCATGGCCCTGCACGAGGAAAGCGCAGAGGAGCCCCCCAAAACGGGGCCAGCACCACCAACCCCCCTCGGCACAGCCAAGCCCCCTCCTCCCCAAATCAGAGGCCTGGACCGGGGGGCGAGGTTCATTCAGAGGATGGAGAGCGGATACGAGAGCAGcgagaggagcagcagcagccctgTGAGTCTGGACCTGCCCCTGAGCGAGGGGTCCACTGCCAGCTCATACAG GGAGGCAAGTTCTAAGAAGCCGCTGAGCTCCGGCCCATCCTGGAGGAGTGTCCCCAAATCCAAGAGCAGCAGCACCCTTCTGCAGGGGCTGAGGAGCCAGCCCTGGGGGGCGAGCCAGGCCAGCCTGG GGGAGGGGCGCAGTGAGCTAGATGAGCTGCAGGAGGAGGTGGCTCGCAGGGCCCGGGAGCAGGAGCTGCAGAGGAAaaaggagaaggagagggaggcggCCATGGCCTTCAACCCCAAACCCAGCAAGTACATGGACCTGGACGAGCTGCAGAACCAGG GGAAGTGTGACCGCTTTGAGAAGTCTCTGCAGGAGGCAGACTCGCTGTTAGAGCAGTCTCTGCGGCTAGAGCAGGGAGAGGACGTGGCTGCAGCGCTCTCTGTCTGTAACGAAGCTGTGT CTAAACTAAGACTTACCATGCATGAGGGCAGTGCTAACACTCATAACAGGACAATGGCTGATAAGAAGCTGCAAAACTGTATGAGGAGAGCTCGAAGCCTACAGCAGCGCATGCAGCCGCCAGAGCCATCGCGGCCACATGAGGGCGCTGTGGCACAGTCTGAAAG TGAACAGCCTATCCCGTTCCAAGTACTGCTGACATCATGCCGGGAAGAGGTTCAGGACTCCAGTCAGGAAGCAGACTCCTCCTCCCCTTTCCCCATCCCCCCAGATCTCCCTCACTCATCCTCCTACCCCACCCAGCCTGCATCCAGGGGCAGCTGCGAGCATCTGCCGCCTCCCGCCAGCCCTGGGCACTGGGAGAGGCAGAAAGCTTGTGGGGGAGACTCCATGAACCGCTGGGACAGTGCAGAGCTCTCCAGCATCACCCAGAGCAGAGAGAGGCAAGGCAgtgagggggaggaggaagaggagcaggagctgcctctgctccCCTCTCACCCTCACGAGGGCTCCTTCCACTGCGACTTACCTCACACCCTCACAGCCCCCTCCTCCACCTCCCATTCCACCAAGCCCACAACCGAGCACAGGAGCCCCTTACCTGTGGAAGAGAGAGGGTATGCACCCCAAGGGTACCCCAGCTGGGCCACGTGCTCCCCCCACTCCCCCCGCACCCCACACTCCCCCAGGTCTCCAGTGAGGCAGCAGACACCCAAAGACCCAGACCCTCTCCCCATCTCTAGTCCCAGGCTGgctcccttcccctctccccctcctgctcctccccccCATACCCACAGGATCTGGTCCTCCCTTAACCTGGACAGGCCAGATGGGGCAGACACACCCTTCTCCACCCCACCAGGGCAACCCAATTTCATCCCTAGCAAGCCCTCCCACCGGCACCCCCCCGGCCCTGCCATGCCAGTGGAGCGATGGGCAGAGAACGTCACACGCTACTACAGCTCCCAGAGGGACCGCCCACCCTCCCCCCCCGACGAGGAGCTCTCGGAGCTGGAGTGTCTGTACCAGGCGAGTCTGCAGGCTAACAGCAGCTCCAGGGCTCTGCAGGGCCCCGGTCAGCAGGCCTGTACTAAGCCAG TTTCCAAGGCAACGGCCACAACACGGAAGCTGTTTTCTGGGGCGACCTTACTGGGCCGATCGAAGACTCCTACTGCGGAGATTGAGAGGAAAGCGTACAGCAGCCCCTGCGCATACATTCCAACG ccGGTGTCTCTCCAGTCTTGCAATTTGCCTCAGTGCGATGATGAATCCTACAGCGCTGACAACCTGCGCCGCATCGCACGCAGCCTGAGCGGGACTGTGATTGCGGGCCGTCCCGAGCCCATCACCACCTCCCGCAGCTTC GAACCCCAGGTTGCCTGGACCCAGCATGCCGACCCCAGAATCACGCGTCACGCTAACACCTCTCCCCACATCACTTCCTCCCTCAATCCTCCTGTGTTTCCCTTTGACCCCCAACACCACCCCGTCTCACCACTGCACCTATCCCAGCAGCCACTGCGCCAGACACTGCCAG GAGCTCACTCGACAGTCGAGAAGTTTCTGGCTGTGCTTGACCGGGATGAAGATTTCTCCCTTAAAAACTACCAGAGTACAGCCCTGAGCTACGGGACCCTTTCCCGGGACCCTACCCGCAAGAATGAGGCCCCAGACAGGACCGTCCTCCCTCGCTCGGACCACCAGTCACTCCCCCCCGGAGCCAGCAGACAGTGGAGCCGGTCGAACACCCCGCGCCTCGGACAcgcccccctcacccccccctcCCACACCCCTCAGAGATGCAGGACTCCGGAGCCGTATAGCAGCCACAGCTTGGGGCGCCCCATTCAACCCAGCCTGAACAGGACTCAGCAGCACCACAGCCACCACCGCAGCCTCGcaccaccccctccctccccctcctacTCTCAGCCCCGCCGCATGGACGTGCCCCCCAATGAAGACTGGAGGAGCAGCCCCTTCGCCCCCAAGCAGCACTCCCGCCCCAAACACGCTCCGGCACCCCCCTGCGCTGCACTGACTGGGAGCAGGCCCGGCCCCCGCTCCACCAGAGTTCCCCTCCCTGCCAGCTCTGCCCAGCAATGCTGCTCCCTGTGCCAGCAGgctccagcccagcccagcctcGGCTACTGCCAGGACTGTGGAGCCTACATGGCACACTTCCGCTCCGGGAGATGA